From the Theobroma cacao cultivar B97-61/B2 chromosome 2, Criollo_cocoa_genome_V2, whole genome shotgun sequence genome, one window contains:
- the LOC18609424 gene encoding WAT1-related protein At5g40210 yields MWGASVTAVMVSTEFLEVGLNTVNKAAMNRGLSDFVLVLYSNILAIFILAPCIFIFYRKRTPPLLTWSSICKIFLLGVLSYAGQICAYTGLGYGSPTLASAMADLSPAFTFLFSIISRMEKLDLGIKSSQAKSLGTLVSISGALVVTLYKGLPLTSTPSNNRLLGELLLIPQSNWVIGGIFLASHSVIFAIILNVQTWIIRRYPAEMIVTLICSIFVCILSSLVSLIVEKDPNAWRLGLNMELIAIVYTAAFAVAFRSVVHKWALRRKGPIYVAMFKPLGMVIALAMGVTLLGDTLYLGSLLGAAIIAIGFYAVIWGQSQEEKMVEDAEIYNSERSSAKDPLLPDRGLVA; encoded by the exons ATGTGGGGAGCAAGTGTAACTGCTGTAATGGTTTCAACAGAGTTCTTGGAGGTGGGCTTAAACACTGTAAATAAGGCTGCCATGAACAGAGGACTCAGTGATTTTGTCCTAGTTTTGTACTCAAACATCCTTGCCATCTTCATTCTTGCTCCGTGCATCTTCATCTTCTATAG AAAAAGAACCCCCCCTCTTCTTACATGGTCCAGCATCTGCAAAATTTTCCTTCTAGGCGTGCTCAG TTATGCTGGACAGATATGCGCATATACTGGACTAGGATATGGCTCTCCAACTCTGGCCTCGGCCATGGCTGATCTCTCTCCAGCCTTcactttcttattttccatcaTTTCTAG GATGGAAAAGCTGGACTTGGGAATCAAAAGCAGTCAGGCAAAGTCTTTGGGCACTCTGGTATCAATCTCGGGGGCATTGGTTGTGACTTTATACAAAGGCCTGCCACTTACCAGTACTCCATCCAATAATAGATTGCTTGGCGAACTTCTTCTGATTCCTCAATCAAACTGGGTTATTGGAGGCATTTTCCTTGCATCTCATAGTGTTATCTTTGCAATTATACTCAATGTTCAG ACTTGGATTATAAGGCGCTACCCTGCGGAGATGATTGTAACACTCATTTGTAGCATCTTTGTCTGCATACTATCCTCGCTTGTCTCGCTGATTGTAGAGAAGGACCCAAATGCTTGGAGACTCGGGCTAAATATGGAGTTAATAGCTATTGTCTACACG GCAGCTTTCGCGGTAGCATTTCGAAGTGTTGTTCACAAATGGGCATTGCGCAGGAAAGGACCTATCTATGTTGCCATGTTTAAGCCACTTGGGATGGTCATTGCCCTTGCTATGGGGGTAACCCTTCTTGGTGACACACTTTATCTTGGGAG TTTACTGGGAGCAGCCATAATAGCTATTGGATTTTATGCTGTGATTTGGGGGCAATCCCAGGAAGAGAAAATGGTTGAAGATGCAGAAATTTATAACTCTGAACGATCCTCAGCTAAAGATCCTCTACTCCCAGACCGGGGCTTGGTGGCGTAG
- the LOC108660702 gene encoding uncharacterized protein LOC108660702, producing the protein MQGEWKGLRALFFKKCPFAYYIHCFARRLQLILVAACKNVIPIEHFFSHLALNINVVDSFAKRKDHLQIAGTIEIVELVSTDELEIGKGKNQVGSLKRAGDTQWGSHVRSLRSLLDLWNLTLKVLSEIINEEILEKADNLCGLLQHKSQDIVNAMNLATTTKKVIQNFRDNGYDVLFQEVEYFCEKHEIEILDMNGPHQSSRGRVLKGQQILMMHHYRIDLFIGIIDLGLQEMNSRITEDIMELLVLSSSLDPKYGFKLFKIDDICKLVQKFNPYDFTHPEKLHIYEI; encoded by the exons ATGCAAGGTGAATGGAAAGGATTACGagcattattttttaaaaagtgcCCATTTGCTTATTACATTCATTGTTTTGCTCGTCGACTACAACTAATATTGGTAGCAGCATGCAAAAATGTTATCCCTATTGAGCATTTTTTCTCCCATTTGGCTCTTAATATTAATGTTGTTGATTCCTTTGCAAAAAGAAAGGATCATTTGCAAATTGCTGGCACAATTGAGATTGTAGAGTTGGTTTCTACTGATGAGCTTGAAATTGGAAAAGGCAAAAATCAAGTTGGCTCATTAAAAAGGGCAGGTGATACACAATGGGGCTCTCATGTAAGGTCTCTTCGTAGCTTACTTGATTTGTGGAATCTGACTCTCAAAGTTCTAAGTGAAATAATAAATGAAG AGATTTTGGAAAAGGCAGATAATTTATGCGGACTTCTTCAGCATAAATCACAAGACATTGTTAATGCAATGAATTTAGCAACTACAACAAAGAAAGTTATTCAAAACTTTAGAGATAATGGGTATGATGTTTTGTTTCAAGAAGTCGAGTATTTTTGTGAGAAACATGAGATAGAAATTCTTGATATGAATGGTCCTCATCAATCAAGTAGAGGCCGAGTACTAAAAGGTCAGCAAATTCTGATGATGCATCATTATAGGATTGATTTATTCATTGGTATTATAGATTTAGGGCTACAGGAGATGAATAGTAGAATTACTGAAGATATAATGGAGTTGCTTGTTCTTAGCTCATCTTTGGATCCTAAATATggatttaaattattcaagatTGATGACATCTGCAAGCTTGTGCAAAAGTTCAATCCTTATGACTTCACTCATCCAGAAAAACTGcatatatatgaaatatga
- the LOC18609425 gene encoding WAT1-related protein At5g40240 isoform X2 yields MGTLLPFVGMVMVILAQVSSMVLTKAAMSSGVNKYVLIVYSNVLSSLILLPCSFIFHRSMHLPLNSSNLYRLIFLLALIGCVGQLCGYAGIQYSSPALATAMLNLVPAFTFILAIICRMEKLKWRSISSQSKVLGTVISITGAFVVTLYKGPTILSTQSLVVLPHQLLSSPQLNWVLGGLLLAAEALINSAWYIIQAIIATTFRISLCSWCLWKVGPLYVSMFKPLAVIFAAVTGIVFLGDAVSLGSLIGAVIIVIGFYAVLWGKANEENVKEDNGVESLNPPSEKLPLLQNRTQGISSSV; encoded by the exons ATGGGGACTCTGCTGCCTTTTGTGGGAATGGTAATGGTAATTTTGGCTCAAGTTAGCAGCATGGTACTAACCAAAGCAGCAATGTCTAGTGGGGTTAACAAATATGTTCTGATTGTCTACTCTAATGTCCTCTCCAGCCTTATTCTTCTTCCGTGCTCTTTCATATTCCACAG ATCGATGCATCTTCCATTGAACTCCTCCAATCTCTACAGATTAATCTTTTTACTTGCCTTGATTGG ATGCGTTGGCCAGCTATGCGGATATGCTGGTATACAGTACAGTTCTCCTGCTTTGGCAACAGCCATGCTCAATCTTGTTCCAGCTTTTACATTCATACTTGCCATCATTTGCAG GATGGAAAAGCTGAAATGGAGAAGCATAAGCAGCCAATCAAAGGTCTTAGGAACTGTAATCTCTATAACAGGGGCATTTGTTGTGACATTATACAAGGGGCCAACAATTCTGAGTACACAATCGCTAGTTGTGCTGCCTCATCAGCTTCTTTCCTCTCCACAATTAAACTGGGTCCTTGGAGGGCTTCTTCTTGCAGCTGAAGCTCTTATAAATTCTGCCTGGTATATAATACAG GCGATAATTGCAACTACCTTCCGTATCAGCTTGTGTTCATGGTGCCTATGGAAAGTAGGACCTCTCTATGTTTCCATGTTCAAGCCCTTGGCCGTTATCTTCGCAGCTGTTACGGGCATCGTCTTCTTAGGAGATGCTGTTTCTCTTGGAAG TCTGATTGGTGCAGTCATAATTGTTATTGGGTTTTACGCTGTGCTGTGGGGAAAAGCTAACGAGGAGAATGTGAAGGAGGACAATGGAGTGGAGAGTTTAAATCCACCAAGCGAAAAGCTCCCTCTGTTGCAAAACAGAACACAAGGCATAAGTTCTTCTGTATAG
- the LOC18609425 gene encoding WAT1-related protein At5g40240 isoform X1: protein MGTLLPFVGMVMVILAQVSSMVLTKAAMSSGVNKYVLIVYSNVLSSLILLPCSFIFHRSMHLPLNSSNLYRLIFLLALIGCVGQLCGYAGIQYSSPALATAMLNLVPAFTFILAIICRMEKLKWRSISSQSKVLGTVISITGAFVVTLYKGPTILSTQSLVVLPHQLLSSPQLNWVLGGLLLAAEALINSAWYIIQTLVLKKFPAVLTVMFYLCFFNAILSTIYSLILVRDPSAWKLRPGIGLVAILYSAIIATTFRISLCSWCLWKVGPLYVSMFKPLAVIFAAVTGIVFLGDAVSLGSLIGAVIIVIGFYAVLWGKANEENVKEDNGVESLNPPSEKLPLLQNRTQGISSSV from the exons ATGGGGACTCTGCTGCCTTTTGTGGGAATGGTAATGGTAATTTTGGCTCAAGTTAGCAGCATGGTACTAACCAAAGCAGCAATGTCTAGTGGGGTTAACAAATATGTTCTGATTGTCTACTCTAATGTCCTCTCCAGCCTTATTCTTCTTCCGTGCTCTTTCATATTCCACAG ATCGATGCATCTTCCATTGAACTCCTCCAATCTCTACAGATTAATCTTTTTACTTGCCTTGATTGG ATGCGTTGGCCAGCTATGCGGATATGCTGGTATACAGTACAGTTCTCCTGCTTTGGCAACAGCCATGCTCAATCTTGTTCCAGCTTTTACATTCATACTTGCCATCATTTGCAG GATGGAAAAGCTGAAATGGAGAAGCATAAGCAGCCAATCAAAGGTCTTAGGAACTGTAATCTCTATAACAGGGGCATTTGTTGTGACATTATACAAGGGGCCAACAATTCTGAGTACACAATCGCTAGTTGTGCTGCCTCATCAGCTTCTTTCCTCTCCACAATTAAACTGGGTCCTTGGAGGGCTTCTTCTTGCAGCTGAAGCTCTTATAAATTCTGCCTGGTATATAATACAG ACATTGGTACTTAAAAAGTTCCCAGCAGTACTCACTGTCATGTTTTATCTTTGCTTCTTTAACGCCATTCTGTCCACTATATATTCTTTGATTCTGGTTAGAGACCCTAGTGCTTGGAAACTAAGACCTGGTATAGGGCTTGTTGCTATTTTATACTCA GCGATAATTGCAACTACCTTCCGTATCAGCTTGTGTTCATGGTGCCTATGGAAAGTAGGACCTCTCTATGTTTCCATGTTCAAGCCCTTGGCCGTTATCTTCGCAGCTGTTACGGGCATCGTCTTCTTAGGAGATGCTGTTTCTCTTGGAAG TCTGATTGGTGCAGTCATAATTGTTATTGGGTTTTACGCTGTGCTGTGGGGAAAAGCTAACGAGGAGAATGTGAAGGAGGACAATGGAGTGGAGAGTTTAAATCCACCAAGCGAAAAGCTCCCTCTGTTGCAAAACAGAACACAAGGCATAAGTTCTTCTGTATAG